One Candidatus Sulfurimonas baltica DNA segment encodes these proteins:
- the carB gene encoding carbamoyl-phosphate synthase large subunit, giving the protein MPKRTDIKTILLIGSGPIIIGQACEFDYSGTQAVKTLKELGYRVVLINSNPATIMTDPEFADRTYIEPIKEDVIAKIIRDEKVDAILPTMGGQTALNVATSMYEKGMLDGIEFLGATPEAIHKGEDRLAFKDAMIKIGMDLPFSMYAYNMDDALKAADTIGFPIIIRASFTLAGGGSGVAYNMDEFKKLAARGLDESPVTEILIEESLLGWKEYEMEVIRDKADNCIIVCAIENFDPMGVHTGDSITVAPALTLTDKEYQRMRNASFDILREVGVDTGGSNVQFSIDPKTGRMIVIEMNPRVSRSSALASKATGYPIAKVATLLAVGFTLDEITNDITGTPASFEPVIDYVVTKIPRFTFEKFPEAENTLSTSMKSVGEVMAIGRTFKESIQKALCSLETDLCGFNEIDADFDFVKHEIRRPNADRILYVAEGFRRGMSVEEMFDTCQIDPWFLYQLEEMIKAESTITDKILFDAEFMRSMKVDGFSDKRISQLIAKNSNQNVSEDDVYNARKTLHVNFEYNEVDTCAAEFEALTPYLYSTTNITKLPNVKNRVSDKKKVLILGGGPNRIGQGIEFDYCCVHAAFALKEMDIECIMYNCNPETVSTDYDTSDVLYFEPIDFEHVRAVVENEKPDGIIVHFGGQTPLKLADALTKIGANIAGTPSAVIDLAEDREQFSNFVIKHGLKQPENGLARTKEESYVIAQRLGYPVLVRPSFVLGGRGMRIVYSEDELKQYMDLAVSVSNNAPVLIDKFLDQAIELDVDAICDGTDVYIGSVMQHIEEAGIHSGDSACSLPPVNLSLEMIEKVEQQTKTIALGLGVVGLMNVQYAIYKDDIYLIEVNPRASRTVPFVSKATGMPLAKVATRVMVGETLRSALEYYDKYDVVQEVNGLLKPKLKNHISVKEAVFPFHKLYGADLVLSPEMKSTGEVMGISSSFGISFAKAQLSAGNKIPTSGTCFLSFVDTDKMHAPEIAVGLHKHGFKLVATKGTQAIIEESGVPCEVVLKISEGRPNIEDSMKNDAIQMAINTSDNNTSKKDAVVIRQEVLKRNIPYFTTLSAARALILALDEMKDDSWSNAKALQDFLA; this is encoded by the coding sequence ATGCCAAAACGCACAGATATAAAAACTATTTTACTTATTGGCTCTGGTCCAATCATCATTGGTCAAGCTTGTGAATTTGACTACTCAGGAACTCAGGCTGTTAAAACTCTAAAAGAGCTTGGTTACCGCGTAGTCCTCATAAACTCTAATCCTGCCACTATTATGACAGATCCTGAGTTTGCTGACAGAACCTACATTGAACCAATCAAAGAAGATGTAATTGCTAAAATTATCAGAGATGAAAAAGTAGATGCTATTCTTCCGACAATGGGTGGACAGACTGCACTAAATGTAGCTACTAGCATGTATGAAAAAGGGATGCTAGATGGAATAGAGTTTTTAGGTGCAACACCTGAAGCTATACATAAGGGCGAAGACCGCTTGGCATTTAAAGATGCGATGATTAAAATTGGAATGGATTTACCATTTTCAATGTATGCATACAATATGGACGATGCACTTAAAGCTGCCGATACAATTGGTTTTCCTATTATAATCCGTGCTTCATTTACTTTAGCCGGTGGAGGAAGTGGTGTTGCTTACAACATGGATGAGTTCAAAAAACTTGCAGCTCGCGGTCTAGATGAGTCACCAGTTACAGAAATCCTGATTGAAGAGTCTCTTCTTGGCTGGAAAGAGTACGAGATGGAGGTTATCCGCGATAAAGCGGACAACTGTATTATTGTATGTGCTATTGAAAACTTTGACCCTATGGGTGTTCACACAGGTGACAGTATTACAGTAGCTCCTGCACTTACATTAACGGACAAAGAGTACCAAAGAATGCGTAATGCATCTTTTGATATCTTAAGAGAAGTTGGTGTTGATACCGGCGGAAGTAATGTTCAATTCTCAATTGACCCTAAGACAGGGAGAATGATTGTAATTGAGATGAACCCTCGTGTTTCTCGCTCATCTGCTCTTGCCTCTAAGGCGACCGGTTACCCTATTGCAAAAGTAGCTACTCTCTTGGCTGTCGGTTTTACTCTTGATGAGATTACTAACGATATTACAGGAACTCCGGCATCATTTGAGCCAGTAATTGATTATGTTGTTACAAAGATTCCACGTTTTACATTTGAAAAATTTCCTGAAGCAGAAAATACACTTAGCACAAGCATGAAGTCTGTTGGTGAAGTTATGGCAATTGGACGTACTTTCAAAGAGTCAATTCAAAAAGCTCTCTGTTCACTTGAGACAGATTTATGTGGCTTCAATGAGATTGATGCTGATTTTGATTTTGTTAAACATGAAATCCGTCGTCCAAATGCAGATAGAATCCTATATGTTGCCGAGGGTTTTCGTCGCGGGATGAGCGTTGAGGAGATGTTTGACACATGTCAGATAGATCCATGGTTCTTATACCAATTAGAAGAGATGATAAAAGCTGAGAGTACCATCACAGATAAAATTTTATTTGATGCGGAATTTATGAGAAGCATGAAGGTCGACGGTTTTTCAGATAAAAGAATATCACAACTTATAGCTAAGAACTCAAACCAAAACGTTAGTGAAGATGATGTTTACAATGCAAGAAAAACTCTACATGTAAACTTTGAATATAACGAAGTTGATACATGTGCTGCTGAGTTTGAAGCACTTACTCCATATCTATACTCAACTACAAATATCACAAAACTCCCAAATGTAAAAAACAGAGTAAGTGATAAGAAAAAGGTTCTTATTTTAGGCGGTGGTCCAAACAGAATCGGTCAAGGTATTGAGTTTGACTACTGTTGTGTTCATGCAGCTTTCGCACTTAAAGAGATGGATATTGAGTGTATTATGTACAACTGTAATCCTGAAACTGTCTCAACTGATTATGATACTTCAGATGTACTCTACTTTGAACCAATAGATTTTGAACATGTAAGAGCAGTTGTTGAAAATGAAAAACCAGATGGAATTATAGTCCACTTTGGCGGGCAGACGCCACTTAAACTTGCAGATGCACTGACAAAAATAGGTGCTAATATTGCAGGAACCCCTTCTGCAGTAATTGACTTGGCGGAAGACAGAGAGCAATTTTCTAACTTTGTAATCAAACATGGGCTTAAACAGCCGGAGAACGGGTTAGCTAGAACCAAAGAGGAGTCTTATGTTATAGCACAAAGACTTGGCTACCCTGTTCTAGTCCGTCCATCTTTTGTTCTTGGCGGTCGCGGTATGAGAATTGTTTACAGCGAGGATGAACTTAAACAGTATATGGATTTGGCAGTCTCTGTATCAAACAATGCGCCTGTTCTTATCGATAAATTTTTAGACCAAGCTATAGAACTTGATGTTGATGCTATCTGTGACGGAACTGATGTTTACATAGGTTCAGTTATGCAACATATAGAAGAGGCTGGAATTCACTCTGGAGACAGTGCCTGCTCACTTCCACCGGTAAATCTATCCCTTGAGATGATTGAAAAAGTTGAACAGCAGACAAAAACTATTGCTCTTGGTCTTGGTGTTGTTGGTCTTATGAATGTTCAGTATGCAATCTACAAAGATGATATTTACCTTATAGAGGTAAATCCTAGAGCTTCAAGAACCGTCCCTTTTGTTTCAAAAGCGACGGGAATGCCGTTGGCAAAAGTTGCAACACGCGTAATGGTTGGAGAAACTCTTAGAAGTGCACTAGAGTATTATGATAAATATGATGTTGTTCAAGAAGTAAACGGTCTCTTAAAACCAAAATTAAAAAACCATATCTCTGTTAAAGAGGCTGTTTTTCCTTTCCATAAACTTTATGGGGCAGACTTAGTCCTTAGTCCTGAGATGAAATCAACAGGCGAAGTTATGGGAATAAGTTCTAGTTTTGGAATTAGTTTTGCAAAAGCTCAACTATCTGCAGGAAACAAAATACCTACAAGCGGAACATGCTTTCTCTCTTTTGTTGATACAGACAAAATGCATGCACCTGAGATAGCGGTCGGCTTGCACAAACATGGGTTTAAACTTGTTGCGACAAAAGGGACTCAAGCAATTATTGAAGAGTCAGGAGTCCCATGCGAAGTTGTTCTCAAGATTTCTGAAGGTCGTCCAAACATTGAAGACAGCATGAAAAACGATGCAATTCAAATGGCTATAAATACTTCAGATAACAACACTTCTAAAAAAGATGCAGTAGTTATCCGCCAAGAGGTACTTAAAAGAAATATCCCTTATTTTACAACTTTAAGTGCTGCAAGAGCATTGATTTTAGCACTCGACGAGATGAAAGACGACTCATGGTCAAATGCGAAAGCACTGCAAGATTTTCTAGCTTAG
- a CDS encoding glutathionylspermidine synthase family protein has translation MIKIQKINPLEDKTLEEIGFSWHTDKDGSKYVNNELVVISQNEADAYYEAANEIYDMYVEAAEHVIENKLFFELGIPFNLIDAIKKSWENDVHWHIYGRFDLAGGLDSKPIKLIEFNADTPTSLFETALLQWALLKQNNMDEDKQFNNVYDAIKDNFKRLVTLFDDIENFDERYDGWKVLFSSVEGNDEEEATTRLLQQIATDAGFNTGFEYLSNVRFDKDGIFDADDNQYEYWFKLYPWEDIAHDEPELATILTDIMQNQKAIILNPAYTLLFQSKGMLKILYDLFPDSPYLLKTSFEPLKNTLHVAKTVFGREGANIKIVSSDGAILEQINGPYDNYKKVYQEYVDFNKDENGSKYQAGVFFAYEACGVSFRKGSEIMDNMSKFVGHCIK, from the coding sequence GTGATTAAGATACAAAAAATAAATCCGCTAGAAGATAAAACATTAGAAGAGATTGGGTTTAGCTGGCACACTGACAAAGATGGTAGTAAATATGTAAATAATGAGTTGGTTGTAATTTCACAAAACGAAGCAGACGCCTATTATGAAGCCGCAAATGAGATATATGACATGTATGTTGAAGCGGCAGAGCATGTCATAGAGAATAAACTTTTTTTTGAGCTTGGAATCCCTTTTAATCTAATAGATGCAATAAAAAAGAGTTGGGAAAATGATGTTCACTGGCATATTTACGGTAGATTTGATTTGGCAGGTGGATTGGATAGCAAACCAATCAAGCTTATAGAGTTTAATGCAGATACTCCAACATCACTTTTTGAGACTGCCCTGCTTCAATGGGCACTGCTAAAACAAAACAATATGGATGAAGATAAGCAGTTTAACAATGTTTATGATGCAATAAAAGATAACTTTAAAAGATTGGTTACTCTTTTTGATGATATTGAAAATTTTGATGAGAGATATGATGGGTGGAAAGTTCTTTTCTCAAGCGTTGAGGGTAATGATGAAGAAGAGGCTACAACAAGGCTACTTCAACAGATTGCAACTGATGCAGGATTCAACACTGGTTTTGAGTATCTAAGTAATGTTAGATTTGATAAAGACGGGATATTCGATGCAGATGACAATCAATACGAGTATTGGTTTAAACTCTACCCTTGGGAAGATATAGCACATGATGAACCGGAGCTTGCAACTATTTTAACAGATATAATGCAAAATCAAAAGGCGATTATATTAAACCCTGCATATACCCTGCTCTTTCAGTCAAAAGGTATGTTGAAAATATTGTATGACCTGTTCCCTGACTCTCCATATCTGTTAAAAACTTCTTTTGAACCACTAAAAAATACTCTACATGTAGCAAAAACTGTTTTTGGCAGAGAGGGAGCAAATATAAAGATAGTTTCTTCTGATGGAGCTATACTAGAACAAATAAACGGCCCGTACGACAACTACAAAAAAGTTTATCAGGAGTATGTTGATTTTAACAAAGATGAAAATGGTTCCAAATATCAGGCAGGAGTTTTCTTCGCTTATGAAGCTTGTGGAGTGAGCTTTAGAAAAGGCTCAGAGATAATGGATAATATGAGTAAATTTGTTGGACATTGTATTAAGTAA
- the mreC gene encoding rod shape-determining protein MreC has translation MNKGLFSFLLIFIALLMGALYYTNIIQAPFISALNIIKSSYHNSIESVEKLIVQHFFQAQQISLLEEKLHKYENNHLVMQQLASEVNDLFALNNSKLKTDPSVQLVRTISYQKFADLNRVWLEIPDYNSSKIYGLTYKELVAGIVVSQDNRALGLLNRDIKSSYAVYVGEEKAPGIAHGNSGENLVVRFIPAWFSVKEGDEVVTSGLDEIFFKGLKVGTVLSVTKSQGYQNAVIEPYYKANDPNYFHMIKKVK, from the coding sequence ATGAATAAGGGGCTTTTTAGCTTTTTATTGATCTTTATTGCACTCCTAATGGGTGCACTATATTATACAAATATTATTCAAGCGCCATTTATTTCAGCCTTAAACATTATTAAATCTAGCTACCACAACAGCATAGAGTCTGTAGAAAAATTGATAGTACAACATTTTTTTCAAGCTCAACAGATATCTTTATTAGAAGAGAAACTTCATAAATACGAAAATAATCATCTGGTTATGCAGCAACTCGCATCCGAGGTAAATGATCTTTTTGCCCTAAATAATTCTAAACTAAAAACAGACCCAAGTGTGCAACTTGTAAGAACAATTTCATATCAAAAATTTGCAGATCTAAATAGAGTCTGGCTAGAGATACCTGATTACAACTCCTCTAAAATATACGGACTTACATATAAAGAACTTGTCGCAGGGATAGTTGTCTCACAGGACAACAGGGCACTTGGTCTTTTAAACAGAGATATTAAAAGCTCCTATGCGGTTTATGTCGGTGAAGAAAAAGCACCAGGCATCGCACATGGCAATAGTGGAGAAAACTTAGTAGTAAGATTTATTCCGGCCTGGTTTTCTGTAAAAGAGGGTGACGAAGTTGTGACCTCTGGACTTGATGAGATTTTTTTCAAGGGGTTAAAAGTCGGGACAGTATTGTCTGTAACAAAATCACAGGGCTATCAAAATGCCGTAATTGAGCCTTACTATAAAGCTAATGATCCAAACTATTTCCACATGATAAAAAAAGTCAAATAA